From Anopheles merus strain MAF unplaced genomic scaffold, AmerM5.1 LNR4000039, whole genome shotgun sequence, the proteins below share one genomic window:
- the LOC121601221 gene encoding uncharacterized protein LOC121601221: MYSPEETPIIEEQRRLSQNGVLNTGFLHPQPPQHTPSDLSPLQQTLQLLQQQLAQQQQQMAQQQQLLSQLVQQQQQQQPPTPDLQFVPKPSNPELILEALASNISEFRYDPEAGVTFESWYTRYVDLFREDASRLDDAAKVRLLGRKLGTAEHARFSNFILPRAPRDFSFNEMVEKLTVLFGKMESVLSKRFKFLNITKTRTEDLLAFTCRVNKACVDAEFSSMTEEDFKCLILVCGLKDESVQDIRMKQLAAIEDRKNATLELLAADCQRLVRVKADSAMIATDTSCEEYDWTRED, encoded by the coding sequence ATGTACAGCCCAGAAGAGACGCCGATCATCGAGGAGCAACGTCGTCTCTCACAAAATGGGGTCCTGAACACAGGGTTCCTTCACCCCCAGCCACCGCAGCACACGCCATCGGATTTATCGCCGCTGCAGCAAACGCTGCAGCTTTTACAACAGCAATtggcccaacagcagcagcaaatggcacagcaacagcaactgtTATCGCAGCtcgtgcaacaacaacagcagcagcagccaccgaCCCCCGATCTGCAATTTGTGCCAAAACCGAGCAATCCGGAGTTGATACTGGAAGCCCTCGCCAGTAATATTAGTGAGTTCCGGTACGATCCAGAAGCGGGAGTAACCTTCGAATCATGGTACACGCGGTATGTAGATTTGTTTCGTGAAGATGCTTCTCGCTTGGATGACGCCGCCAAGGTTCGACTCCTGGGACGTAAGCTTGGAACCGCTGAACACGCCCGGTTTagtaattttattttgccGCGTGCACCGCGAGATTTCAGCTTCAACGAAATGGTGGAAAAGCTTACCGTCCTGTTCGGCAAAATGGAGTCGGTGTTAAGCAAACGTTTCAAGTTTCTTAATATTACCAAAACGCGCACCGAGGATCTGCTAGCATTTACCTGTCGAGTTAATAAAGCGTGCGTCGATGCAGAATTTTCTTCGATGACGGAGGAAGATTTTAAGTGCCTCATCCTCGTATGCGGATTAAAGGACGAAAGCGTACAGGACATAAGAATGAAACAGTTAGCCGCCATTGAAGACAGGAAGAACGCCACCCTAGAGCTGCTAGCAGCAGATTGTCAACGTTTAGTGCGTGTAAAAGCTGATAGCGCTATGATCGCTACGGACACTA